Proteins co-encoded in one secondary endosymbiont of Trabutina mannipara genomic window:
- the rpsT gene encoding 30S ribosomal protein S20 yields the protein MVSIKSAKKRTIQSEKRRQYNASNRSMMRTLLRKVHTAIALKDNEAAQNAFYVMQKIIDRKASNGLLHKNKASRYKSIINAKINTLLQNSNNKNNNNN from the coding sequence TTGGTTAGTATTAAATCAGCTAAGAAACGTACCATACAATCTGAAAAGCGTCGTCAATATAATGCAAGTAATCGTTCAATGATGCGAACTTTATTGAGAAAAGTACACACTGCTATTGCTTTAAAAGATAATGAAGCAGCACAAAATGCTTTTTATGTTATGCAAAAAATTATTGATCGTAAGGCGAGTAATGGATTACTACATAAAAATAAAGCTTCTCGTTATAAATCAATTATTAATGCAAAAATTAATACTTTGTTACAAAATAGTAATAACAAAAACAACAATAACAACTAA
- the csrA gene encoding carbon storage regulator CsrA, translating into MLILNRKVGETLIISNSNVTMVTVLSIKGNKVRIGVNAPKEISVYREEIYQRLQDNTKS; encoded by the coding sequence ATGCTTATTTTAAATCGAAAAGTTGGTGAAACTTTAATAATTAGTAATAGTAATGTAACTATGGTTACTGTTTTAAGCATTAAAGGTAACAAAGTTCGTATTGGTGTTAATGCTCCTAAAGAAATTTCTGTGTATAGAGAAGAAATATATCAACGTCTTCAAGATAATACAAAATCGTAA
- the tyrS gene encoding tyrosine--tRNA ligase → MVSNNLLQKLHKRGFIAQITNKKELADRLNSGPIVFYCGFDPTSDSLHLGHLVPLFCLKHFQLAGHRPIALVGGATGLIGDPSYKTTERKLNTVESIREWVEKIKYQVSSILDFNCGNNSAIVVNNYDWFRSISVLTFLRYIGKYFSVNQMIKKETVKQRFKRANNGISFTEFSYNVLQGYDFAYLNKKYGVALQIGGSDQWGNITSGIDLTRRLNNHTVYGLTLPIINKKNGNKFGKTESDTIWIDPNKTSPYKFYQFWINTADSDVYRFLKIFTFLELATIEAIEQADLDRGSKAPSAQYILAEEITRIIHGKHGLATAKRITASIFTGTIANLTKADLDQMAQDGIPTVVIERNIDLQQALLTSDIAISRRQARILIKSHAISINGKKQTSEDYVFNEYDKLYGSYTLLRKGKKHNFLLHWKIT, encoded by the coding sequence ATGGTAAGCAATAACCTTCTGCAAAAATTGCATAAACGAGGATTTATTGCCCAAATTACAAATAAAAAAGAGCTAGCTGATCGATTAAATTCAGGACCAATAGTTTTCTATTGTGGTTTCGATCCCACCTCTGACAGCTTACATTTGGGACATTTAGTACCATTATTTTGCCTTAAACACTTTCAATTAGCTGGTCACCGTCCTATCGCATTAGTTGGTGGTGCCACAGGTCTTATTGGAGATCCTAGTTATAAAACTACTGAACGTAAGCTTAATACTGTGGAAAGTATTCGTGAATGGGTAGAAAAAATTAAATATCAAGTGTCATCAATTCTAGATTTTAACTGTGGTAATAATAGCGCTATTGTTGTAAACAATTATGATTGGTTTCGCTCCATAAGCGTACTTACATTTTTGCGATATATTGGTAAATATTTTTCTGTTAATCAGATGATTAAAAAAGAAACGGTAAAGCAACGTTTTAAACGTGCTAATAATGGTATTTCTTTTACAGAGTTTTCCTATAATGTTTTACAAGGTTATGATTTTGCCTATCTTAACAAGAAGTATGGCGTAGCACTCCAGATTGGAGGATCTGATCAATGGGGAAATATTACTTCTGGTATTGATTTAACACGTAGGTTAAATAACCATACTGTATATGGTCTTACATTACCAATTATAAATAAAAAAAACGGTAATAAATTCGGTAAAACCGAGTCTGATACTATTTGGATAGATCCAAATAAAACTAGCCCATATAAATTCTATCAATTCTGGATTAATACGGCTGATAGCGACGTATATCGATTTTTAAAAATTTTTACATTTCTAGAATTAGCGACAATAGAAGCGATAGAACAAGCAGATCTAGATAGAGGATCTAAAGCACCCAGCGCCCAATATATTCTAGCAGAAGAGATAACTCGTATAATTCATGGTAAACATGGTTTAGCAACTGCAAAACGTATTACTGCCAGCATTTTTACAGGAACTATAGCAAATCTAACTAAAGCTGATTTAGATCAAATGGCACAAGACGGCATACCTACAGTAGTTATTGAACGTAATATAGATTTACAGCAAGCGTTGTTAACATCTGATATAGCAATCTCGAGAAGACAGGCTCGTATTCTGATAAAGTCCCATGCTATTTCTATAAATGGTAAAAAACAAACATCTGAAGATTATGTATTTAATGAATATGACAAGCTATATGGAAGTTATACCTTGTTACGAAAGGGTAAAAAACATAATTTTCTGCTTCACTGGAAAATAACTTAA
- the ileS gene encoding isoleucine--tRNA ligase: MNNCKKYTINLPYTKFPMRGNLANREPNMLERWYINDLYGLIRKSRKGKEKFILHDGPPYANGSIHIGHSVNKILKDIIIKSKILMGYDSPYVPGWDCHGLPIELKVEQLIGKPGNKVNTSDFRVACRKYAAKQVEKQKRDFMRLGILGDWKHPYLTMNFITEANTIRAFGKIIANGYLYKGAKPVHWCIDCCSALAESEIEYYEQTSPSIDVTFEAADSLSLAKKFQANNFTGKISIVIWTTTPWTLPANRAIAINPNLNYQLVEINGKGYILAADLVKNLIIRTNIQHWKIIGVPTKGSNLELLKFRHPFMDFNVSIILSNHVTLSTGTGAVHIAPGHGLEDYILSQKYGLEVTNLVGPDGYYLSGILKELDGIQFLKANDIVIEILRAKEAIMHADKLQHSYSYCWRHKTPIIFRTTPQWFISLDLLNLRKNTLEEIKKVNWIPNCGQERIKNMVANCPDWCISRQRIWGVPMVLFVHKKTQLLHPSTIEIIEKVAKMVEKKGVQAWWDLNPINLLGEDAIHYHKVPDTLDVWFDSGSTYFSVVSVHPDFEKATPDLYLEGYDQHRGWFMSSLIISTAIYGKAPYRQVLTHGFIVDEKSRKMSKSLGNVVSPQQIVDKLGADILRLWVASSDYTGEMAISNEILKRAVDIYRRIRNTIRFLLANLNFFDPNKHIVNPEHMVLLDRWAVSCALTAQEEIIAAYNRYDFHNVIQRIMQFCSIEMGSFYLDIIKDRQYTAKADSIARRSCQTALYHICEAIVRWIAPIMSFTADEIWEFMPGKRMQYVFTEEWYKGLFKLDYNQPFNDKYWRTLLKVRNETNKIIEIARADKRICASLEASVTLYAKPSLATLLRKVGNELYFALLTSNAVVADYDAAGNDAMQCQGLKGLKITLERAVGKKCQRCWHYELNIGQNTNYPEICSRCVTNIAGYGEKRKFI; this comes from the coding sequence ATGAATAATTGCAAAAAATATACCATAAATTTACCTTATACAAAATTTCCTATGCGTGGTAATTTAGCTAATCGTGAACCTAATATGCTAGAACGTTGGTATATTAATGATCTTTATGGATTGATTCGTAAATCCAGAAAAGGTAAAGAAAAATTTATTTTACATGATGGACCTCCGTATGCAAACGGTAGTATTCATATTGGTCATTCAGTTAATAAAATTCTTAAAGATATTATTATTAAATCTAAAATATTAATGGGTTATGACTCTCCCTATGTCCCAGGTTGGGATTGTCATGGTTTACCAATTGAATTAAAAGTAGAACAACTTATCGGTAAACCTGGTAATAAAGTAAATACTTCTGATTTCAGAGTGGCATGTAGAAAATACGCTGCAAAACAGGTAGAAAAGCAAAAAAGAGATTTTATGCGCTTAGGTATACTAGGTGACTGGAAGCACCCTTACCTAACAATGAATTTTATTACCGAAGCCAATACTATTCGTGCATTTGGTAAGATTATTGCCAACGGTTACTTGTATAAAGGGGCTAAACCAGTACATTGGTGTATTGATTGTTGCTCTGCACTTGCAGAATCAGAAATTGAATATTATGAACAGACTTCACCGTCTATTGACGTTACTTTTGAAGCTGCAGATTCTCTTTCTTTAGCAAAAAAATTTCAGGCTAATAATTTCACAGGTAAAATTTCAATAGTAATTTGGACAACTACACCCTGGACTCTACCAGCAAATCGTGCTATCGCGATTAACCCTAATTTAAACTATCAATTAGTAGAAATTAATGGAAAAGGTTATATTTTAGCAGCTGACTTAGTTAAAAATTTAATTATACGTACCAATATTCAGCACTGGAAAATAATAGGAGTTCCTACTAAAGGAAGTAATCTTGAGTTACTTAAATTTCGTCATCCTTTTATGGACTTTAATGTATCAATTATACTGAGCAATCATGTAACTTTATCTACTGGTACAGGAGCTGTACATATAGCTCCTGGGCACGGTTTAGAAGATTATATTCTTAGCCAAAAATATGGTTTAGAAGTTACAAATTTAGTAGGTCCTGATGGTTATTATCTATCTGGTATTTTAAAGGAACTTGACGGTATACAATTTTTAAAAGCAAATGATATAGTTATCGAAATACTACGCGCTAAAGAAGCTATAATGCATGCAGATAAACTGCAACACAGTTATTCATACTGCTGGCGTCATAAAACACCAATTATCTTTCGTACTACTCCCCAGTGGTTCATCAGTCTAGATCTACTAAATTTACGTAAAAATACGTTAGAAGAAATTAAAAAAGTAAATTGGATTCCTAATTGTGGTCAGGAAAGAATTAAAAATATGGTAGCCAATTGTCCAGATTGGTGTATTTCACGTCAGCGTATTTGGGGGGTACCAATGGTCTTATTCGTGCATAAGAAGACTCAATTATTACATCCCAGCACTATAGAAATAATAGAAAAAGTAGCAAAAATGGTAGAAAAAAAAGGCGTACAAGCATGGTGGGATTTAAATCCCATCAATCTTCTTGGTGAAGATGCTATTCATTACCATAAAGTGCCAGATACACTTGATGTTTGGTTTGATTCTGGTTCTACATATTTTTCTGTAGTTTCAGTACATCCAGATTTTGAAAAAGCTACACCAGATCTGTATTTAGAAGGTTATGACCAACATCGTGGTTGGTTTATGTCATCATTGATAATTTCAACTGCTATATACGGTAAGGCACCATATCGTCAGGTACTTACCCACGGATTTATTGTGGACGAAAAAAGTAGAAAAATGTCAAAATCATTGGGTAATGTAGTAAGTCCTCAACAAATTGTAGATAAACTAGGAGCTGATATATTGCGACTATGGGTAGCTTCATCAGATTACACAGGAGAGATGGCAATATCTAATGAAATACTTAAAAGAGCAGTAGATATTTATCGTCGTATACGTAATACAATACGTTTTCTACTAGCTAATTTAAACTTTTTTGATCCCAACAAACATATTGTTAATCCTGAACACATGGTATTATTAGACCGTTGGGCCGTTAGCTGTGCTTTAACGGCCCAGGAAGAAATTATAGCTGCTTACAATAGATATGATTTTCATAATGTTATACAACGCATAATGCAATTTTGTTCAATTGAGATGGGTTCTTTTTATCTAGATATTATTAAAGATCGTCAGTATACAGCTAAAGCTGACAGTATTGCACGTCGCAGTTGTCAAACTGCATTATACCATATTTGCGAGGCAATTGTTCGTTGGATAGCACCTATTATGTCGTTTACTGCTGATGAAATTTGGGAATTTATGCCTGGAAAAAGAATGCAGTATGTATTTACAGAAGAATGGTATAAAGGACTATTTAAACTAGATTATAACCAACCATTTAATGATAAATATTGGCGTACCTTGCTAAAAGTACGTAATGAAACTAATAAAATTATAGAAATTGCACGTGCTGATAAGCGTATTTGTGCTTCACTAGAAGCTAGTGTTACGCTTTATGCTAAACCTTCTCTTGCTACTTTGCTGCGTAAAGTAGGTAATGAACTTTATTTTGCTTTGCTAACTTCAAATGCAGTGGTAGCAGATTATGATGCTGCTGGAAATGATGCTATGCAGTGTCAAGGATTAAAAGGTTTAAAAATTACCTTAGAAAGGGCTGTTGGAAAAAAATGTCAGCGCTGCTGGCATTATGAATTAAATATTGGTCAAAATACTAATTATCCAGAAATATGTAGTCGTTGTGTTACCAACATTGCTGGATATGGTGAAAAACGTAAGTTTATATGA
- the alaS gene encoding alanine--tRNA ligase: MSNSTDDIRQKFINFFNSKEHQLVASSSLVPNNDPTLLFTNAGMNQFKDVFLGLDNRSYRRATTSQRCVRAGGKHNDLENVGYTTRHHTFFEMLGNFSFGDYFKYDAIRFAWELLTSEQWFNLPKDKLWVTVYATDYESYNIWANDIGVPLKHIIRIGDNKGIAYNSDNFWKMGETGPCGPCSEIFYDHGNHILGNPPGSIDKNGDRYIEIWNLVFMQFNRHTDGTLLLLPKPSVDTGMGLERIAAVLQNVDSNYDIDFFKKIIDAAAWATGTNNLNSKSLRVIADHIRSCAFIISDGVVPSNEGRGYVLRRIIRRALRHGNILGVSNTFFYKLVAPLIEVMGNVAGNLKLQRSIVEQILRTEEEQFNRTIKRGLTLLDEELEKLTGDTLNGETAFRLYDTYGFPLDFTLDICRERNLSVDKAGFKSALEAQRKKARDSRHFSFDYNSHILLQQVEEISSFIGYEQLKHQSIVIAIFRNGHRVNIIFNGEEAIIVLKETPFYSEMGGQIGDQGELKAASGIFQVTDTQKYGRAICHLGKINYGEIRLGMNVTAQVNDLLRKKICLNHSATHLLHAALRQVLGPHIKQKSSSVKDKYLRFDFLHSKAMELEQIRQVEKIVNKQIRRNISIKTEILTLEEACKKGAIALFNDKYVRMLSIGDFSKELCGGTHANRTGDIGIFSITKESGIAANIRRIEAVTGEEAIILFNNQNNLLNQVTKLIKSDSKTIVNKVRALQEHSRQLEKDIQELKNKYATQIVISIIQNVRNIKGVKVLVTKLDNIEYKVLRIMVDHLKNKLGSAVIVLATTIAGKIYIIAGVTKDLIERIKAYDIVIHIAQQVGVKGGGRADIAQASGKNNNTTTLSTVLENVDAIIAVSI; the protein is encoded by the coding sequence ATGAGTAATAGCACCGATGATATACGTCAGAAATTTATCAATTTTTTTAATAGCAAAGAACATCAACTTGTTGCAAGTAGTTCATTGGTACCTAATAACGATCCAACATTGCTTTTTACTAATGCAGGTATGAATCAGTTTAAAGATGTCTTTTTAGGACTAGATAATCGTTCTTACAGAAGAGCTACTACATCACAGCGCTGTGTACGTGCTGGTGGAAAGCATAACGATTTGGAAAATGTAGGTTATACGACGCGTCACCATACTTTTTTTGAGATGTTAGGCAATTTTAGCTTTGGAGATTATTTTAAATATGATGCTATACGATTTGCATGGGAATTATTAACTAGTGAACAATGGTTTAATCTACCAAAAGATAAATTATGGGTTACAGTTTATGCTACCGATTATGAATCATATAATATATGGGCCAATGATATTGGGGTCCCTTTAAAGCATATTATTCGTATTGGTGATAATAAAGGCATCGCTTATAACTCTGATAATTTTTGGAAAATGGGCGAAACTGGTCCTTGCGGTCCATGTTCAGAAATATTTTACGATCATGGTAATCATATATTAGGAAATCCACCGGGAAGCATAGATAAAAATGGCGATCGTTACATTGAAATTTGGAACTTGGTATTTATGCAATTTAACCGTCATACTGACGGAACTCTGCTTCTTTTACCCAAACCTTCAGTAGATACTGGTATGGGACTAGAGCGTATTGCTGCAGTATTGCAAAATGTTGATTCAAATTATGATATAGACTTTTTTAAAAAAATTATTGACGCTGCAGCCTGGGCAACAGGCACAAATAACCTTAATAGCAAATCTTTACGTGTTATTGCTGATCATATTCGTTCTTGCGCTTTCATTATTAGCGACGGAGTTGTACCTTCAAACGAAGGTAGAGGATATGTATTACGCCGTATTATTCGGCGTGCTCTTCGCCATGGAAATATACTAGGAGTTAGCAATACTTTTTTTTACAAGCTAGTTGCACCACTTATCGAAGTAATGGGTAATGTTGCTGGTAACTTAAAACTACAAAGATCAATAGTAGAACAAATTCTTCGTACTGAAGAAGAGCAATTTAATCGCACAATTAAACGTGGATTAACGCTATTAGATGAAGAGCTAGAAAAATTGACTGGTGATACTCTTAATGGAGAAACTGCTTTTCGTCTTTATGATACTTATGGTTTCCCTCTAGATTTTACTTTAGATATTTGTCGTGAACGTAACTTATCTGTTGATAAAGCAGGATTTAAATCAGCTCTAGAAGCACAACGTAAAAAAGCTCGCGATTCACGCCATTTTAGCTTTGACTACAACAGTCATATACTGCTGCAGCAAGTAGAAGAAATATCTTCATTTATTGGATATGAACAGCTTAAACATCAGAGTATAGTAATAGCTATATTCCGTAATGGTCATCGAGTTAATATAATATTTAATGGAGAAGAAGCAATAATAGTACTTAAAGAAACACCATTTTATAGTGAGATGGGTGGCCAGATTGGAGACCAAGGTGAATTAAAAGCAGCTTCTGGAATCTTTCAAGTAACAGATACTCAGAAATACGGTAGAGCAATCTGCCACTTAGGTAAAATTAATTATGGTGAAATAAGATTAGGTATGAATGTTACCGCACAAGTAAATGATCTTCTTCGTAAGAAGATTTGCTTAAATCACTCTGCTACACATTTATTACATGCAGCGTTGCGTCAGGTGCTTGGTCCACATATTAAACAAAAAAGCTCGTCAGTAAAAGATAAATACTTACGTTTTGATTTTTTACATAGTAAAGCTATGGAACTAGAACAAATACGCCAGGTAGAAAAAATTGTAAATAAGCAGATAAGACGTAATATATCTATTAAAACAGAAATTTTAACTCTGGAAGAAGCATGTAAAAAAGGAGCAATAGCGTTATTTAACGATAAATATGTTAGAATGCTGAGTATTGGAGATTTTTCTAAAGAATTGTGTGGAGGAACTCACGCCAACCGTACTGGAGATATTGGAATCTTTAGTATTACTAAAGAATCAGGAATAGCTGCGAATATACGTCGTATTGAAGCTGTTACTGGAGAAGAAGCCATAATATTATTTAATAATCAAAATAATTTATTGAACCAAGTTACAAAATTAATAAAAAGTGACAGCAAAACAATAGTTAATAAGGTACGAGCACTGCAGGAACATTCTCGCCAGTTAGAAAAAGATATTCAAGAATTGAAAAATAAATATGCAACACAAATAGTGATATCTATCATCCAGAATGTTCGCAATATTAAAGGAGTTAAAGTTTTAGTAACTAAATTAGATAACATTGAATATAAAGTTTTACGTATTATGGTAGATCATTTAAAAAATAAACTTGGTTCTGCTGTTATTGTTCTTGCTACAACGATAGCAGGTAAAATATACATAATAGCAGGTGTAACTAAAGATTTAATTGAGAGGATTAAAGCATATGATATTGTTATTCATATAGCACAACAGGTAGGTGTAAAAGGTGGTGGCAGAGCCGATATAGCACAGGCTAGCGGTAAGAATAATAATACTACTACATTATCAACTGTATTAGAAAATGTAGATGCTATAATAGCTGTAAGTATTTAA
- the dnaK gene encoding molecular chaperone DnaK produces MGKIIGIDLGTTNSCIAIIEGNKPRVLENSEGDRTTPSIIAYTQDGKILVGQPAKRQSITNPKNTLFAIKRLIGRRFQDNEVQRDVNIMPYKIIAADNGDAWIEVKDQKIAPQQISAEILKKMKKTVEDYLGESVTEAVITVPAYFNDAQRQATKDAGRIAGLDVKRIINEPTAAALAYGLDKETSNRTIAVYDLGGGTFDISIIEVDDVDGEKTFEVLSTNGDTHLGGEDFDSRLINYLVDEFKKDHGIDLRNDPLAMQRLKEAAEKAKIELSSSQQTDVNLPYITADNFGPKHMNLKVTRAKLELLVEELVNRTLEPLKLALKDTGLSVSDIKDVILVGGQTRMPLVQRKVTEFFGKEPRKDVNPDEAVAIGAAIQGGVLAGDVKDVLLLDVTPLSLGIETMGGIMTQLISKNTTIPTKHSQVFSTAEDNQSAVTIHVLQGERKRAVDNKSLGQFNLDGIAPAMRGTPQIEVTFDIDADGILHVSAKDKNSGREQKITIKASSGLKEEEIQKMVQEAEANAESDRKFEELVQIRNQADHLLHSTRKQLKEYGAKLLENDKLAIEEALKNLDTSLKGEVKSDIENKIQLLIKVSSKLIEVAQHQKNEKDEVKESGDNNNAKTENEVVDAEFEEVKDKK; encoded by the coding sequence ATGGGAAAAATTATTGGTATCGACTTAGGTACAACCAACTCCTGTATTGCTATTATTGAAGGCAATAAACCTCGTGTACTTGAAAATAGCGAAGGAGATCGTACTACTCCTTCTATCATTGCCTATACTCAGGATGGTAAGATCCTAGTTGGTCAACCTGCTAAACGTCAGTCAATCACTAACCCTAAGAATACATTGTTTGCTATAAAACGTCTAATTGGCCGTCGTTTTCAGGATAATGAAGTACAACGAGATGTAAATATTATGCCTTATAAAATAATAGCAGCAGATAATGGTGATGCTTGGATAGAAGTTAAAGATCAAAAAATAGCACCTCAGCAAATTTCTGCAGAGATTTTAAAAAAAATGAAAAAAACTGTAGAAGATTATTTGGGAGAATCTGTTACAGAAGCGGTTATTACTGTACCTGCTTATTTTAATGATGCACAAAGACAAGCAACTAAAGATGCAGGACGTATCGCTGGATTGGACGTTAAACGTATTATCAATGAGCCTACTGCAGCTGCTTTGGCATATGGTCTTGACAAAGAAACTAGCAACAGAACTATTGCAGTTTATGATTTAGGAGGCGGAACTTTTGATATTTCAATTATTGAAGTAGATGATGTTGATGGTGAAAAAACATTTGAAGTACTTTCTACTAATGGAGACACCCATTTAGGGGGTGAAGATTTCGATAGTCGTTTAATTAACTATTTAGTAGATGAATTTAAAAAAGATCATGGTATTGATTTACGCAATGATCCTTTGGCAATGCAGCGTTTAAAAGAAGCTGCTGAAAAAGCTAAAATAGAATTATCATCTTCGCAACAAACTGATGTTAATTTACCATACATCACAGCAGATAATTTTGGTCCTAAACATATGAATTTAAAAGTAACTCGTGCTAAATTAGAGTTACTAGTAGAAGAATTAGTTAATCGTACTCTTGAACCTTTAAAATTAGCTTTAAAGGATACTGGTCTATCGGTATCTGATATTAAAGATGTTATTTTAGTTGGTGGACAAACTCGTATGCCCCTAGTTCAGAGAAAAGTTACTGAATTTTTTGGTAAAGAACCACGAAAAGATGTTAATCCAGATGAAGCTGTAGCAATCGGTGCTGCAATTCAGGGTGGTGTGCTTGCTGGAGATGTTAAGGATGTATTGCTACTAGATGTTACCCCTTTATCGTTAGGTATCGAAACTATGGGTGGCATTATGACCCAGCTAATTTCCAAGAATACTACTATACCTACCAAGCACAGTCAGGTCTTCTCTACTGCAGAAGACAATCAATCAGCGGTAACTATACATGTATTACAGGGTGAACGTAAACGTGCAGTAGATAATAAATCTTTAGGTCAATTTAATTTAGATGGAATTGCTCCTGCAATGCGCGGTACTCCACAAATTGAAGTCACATTTGATATCGATGCTGATGGTATTCTTCACGTATCTGCTAAAGATAAAAATAGTGGTCGTGAGCAAAAAATTACCATTAAGGCATCCTCAGGTTTAAAAGAGGAAGAAATTCAAAAGATGGTACAAGAAGCAGAAGCAAATGCAGAATCTGATCGTAAATTTGAAGAATTAGTGCAAATTCGTAATCAAGCAGATCATTTGCTACACAGTACTCGTAAACAGTTAAAAGAATATGGTGCTAAACTCTTAGAAAATGATAAATTAGCTATTGAGGAAGCATTAAAAAATTTAGATACTTCGCTGAAAGGTGAAGTAAAATCTGATATTGAAAATAAAATACAGCTTTTAATAAAAGTATCTAGCAAATTGATAGAAGTAGCTCAACATCAAAAAAATGAGAAAGATGAAGTTAAAGAAAGCGGGGATAACAATAACGCTAAAACAGAAAATGAAGTTGTTGATGCTGAGTTTGAAGAAGTTAAAGATAAAAAATAA
- the clpP gene encoding ATP-dependent Clp endopeptidase proteolytic subunit ClpP, translating into MFIKNFMALVPMVVEQNSREERSYDIFSRLLKERIIFMTGKIEDYMANLIIAQMMFLEAENPEKDIYLYINSPGGVITAGMSIYDTMQFIKPDVSTLSMGQTASISAFLLTAGAKGKRFCLPNSRIMIHQPLGGFYGQATDIKIHAREILYIKERINKLMAKHTGQSIEVIERDTERDRFLSASEAVDYGLVDFVLSQRL; encoded by the coding sequence ATGTTCATTAAAAATTTTATGGCATTAGTACCTATGGTAGTCGAACAGAATTCAAGAGAAGAGCGTTCATACGATATTTTTTCTCGCCTCTTAAAAGAACGTATTATATTCATGACAGGAAAAATTGAAGATTATATGGCAAATTTAATCATTGCACAGATGATGTTTTTAGAAGCTGAAAATCCTGAAAAAGATATTTATCTTTATATTAATTCACCAGGTGGTGTTATTACAGCAGGTATGTCAATTTATGATACTATGCAATTTATAAAGCCTGATGTTAGTACTTTGAGTATGGGACAAACAGCTTCTATAAGTGCTTTTCTTTTAACGGCTGGTGCAAAAGGTAAGCGTTTCTGTTTACCTAATTCACGGATAATGATTCATCAACCTTTAGGAGGATTCTATGGACAAGCTACTGATATTAAAATTCATGCTAGAGAAATTCTATATATCAAGGAACGAATAAACAAATTAATGGCAAAACATACAGGTCAGTCTATCGAAGTAATAGAGAGAGATACTGAACGTGATCGTTTTCTTTCTGCCTCTGAGGCAGTAGACTATGGATTAGTAGATTTTGTTTTAAGCCAGCGATTATAA
- the dnaJ gene encoding molecular chaperone DnaJ — protein sequence MAKSDYYKILGISKNAEDREIKKAYKRLAMKFHPDRNQGNTEAEAKFKEIKEAYEVLADAKKRAAYDQYGHSAFEQGSMGGGSGSSSGTDFSEIFGDVFGDIFGSSRRQRTKRGSDLRYDIELSLEEAVRGVTREIRFPTLEECDICHGSGTRKGTSAVRCPTCNGQGQIQIRQSFFSVQQTCPNCQGQGKIIKYPCTNCNSNGRVEKVKTISVKIPAGIDTGDRIRLSGEGETGEHSAAGDLYVQVQVRKHPLFKREDNDLYCEVPINFAMAALGGEIEVPTLNSRVKLKIPAETQTGKLFRIRGKGVKSVRGGSQGDLLCRVVVETPVKLSEHQKKLLHELEKSFQGSIGYQNSPRSKNFFDGVKKFFDDLTS from the coding sequence ATGGCTAAATCAGACTACTACAAGATTTTAGGCATTTCAAAGAATGCGGAAGATCGTGAAATTAAAAAAGCCTATAAAAGACTGGCTATGAAATTTCATCCAGATCGTAATCAAGGCAATACAGAAGCTGAAGCAAAATTCAAAGAAATTAAAGAAGCCTATGAAGTTTTAGCAGATGCGAAAAAACGTGCTGCTTATGATCAATATGGTCACTCAGCTTTTGAACAAGGTAGTATGGGTGGAGGTAGTGGAAGTTCTAGCGGAACAGATTTTAGCGAAATATTTGGTGATGTATTTGGTGATATTTTTGGCAGTAGCCGTCGTCAAAGAACTAAACGTGGATCAGATTTACGCTATGATATAGAGCTTTCTCTTGAAGAGGCAGTGCGCGGTGTAACACGGGAAATCCGTTTTCCTACTCTAGAAGAGTGTGATATTTGCCATGGCAGTGGTACTAGAAAAGGAACCTCTGCAGTACGTTGTCCTACTTGTAATGGGCAAGGTCAGATACAAATACGCCAGAGTTTTTTTTCGGTACAACAGACATGTCCTAATTGTCAAGGACAAGGTAAGATCATTAAATATCCTTGTACAAACTGTAACAGTAATGGAAGAGTAGAAAAAGTTAAGACTATTTCTGTAAAAATTCCTGCTGGAATTGATACTGGTGATCGTATTCGTCTCTCAGGAGAGGGAGAAACTGGTGAGCATAGTGCTGCTGGAGATTTATATGTGCAAGTACAAGTACGTAAACATCCTCTTTTTAAAAGAGAAGACAATGATCTTTACTGCGAAGTACCGATTAATTTTGCTATGGCAGCACTAGGAGGAGAAATAGAAGTTCCGACACTTAACAGCCGTGTTAAGTTAAAAATTCCAGCAGAAACGCAGACTGGTAAATTATTTCGCATAAGGGGAAAAGGAGTAAAATCGGTTCGTGGAGGATCTCAAGGAGATTTACTTTGTAGAGTAGTTGTGGAAACTCCTGTTAAACTTTCTGAACACCAGAAAAAATTGCTACATGAGCTTGAAAAAAGTTTTCAAGGTTCAATAGGCTATCAAAATAGTCCACGATCAAAAAACTTTTTTGACGGTGTTAAAAAATTTTTTGATGATTTAACCAGTTAA